One genomic region from Sphingobacterium sp. UGAL515B_05 encodes:
- a CDS encoding DUF3267 domain-containing protein, with the protein MSESEKYEKEKLTIDLLWANKFGLLILFPIVVVFGLPYYLVWRSELDFKGMLGGLGLSGSFYVFGIILLGIAVHELIHGIAWAIFAKNGFKSMKFGVMWKLLTPYCHCKDALKVREYIIGAIAPAILLGILPAIVAIFNGSISLLIFGMFFTMAACGDFLIINLIRKENWDDLVEDHPTEAGCYIYRKISN; encoded by the coding sequence ATGTCTGAGTCTGAAAAATATGAGAAGGAGAAACTAACCATTGATCTCCTTTGGGCTAATAAGTTTGGATTACTCATCCTGTTTCCAATAGTTGTTGTATTTGGTTTACCCTACTACTTAGTCTGGAGATCTGAACTGGATTTTAAAGGTATGCTTGGAGGGCTGGGCCTCTCTGGTAGTTTCTATGTTTTTGGTATTATTTTGCTTGGGATTGCTGTTCATGAACTGATCCATGGAATCGCTTGGGCTATTTTTGCAAAGAATGGATTCAAGTCTATGAAGTTTGGCGTAATGTGGAAACTGCTTACACCATACTGTCACTGTAAAGACGCCTTGAAAGTGAGAGAGTATATTATTGGAGCCATCGCACCTGCTATTTTACTTGGTATTCTCCCTGCCATTGTTGCTATCTTCAATGGAAGTATTAGTTTGTTGATCTTTGGTATGTTTTTCACGATGGCCGCATGTGGAGATTTTTTAATTATTAATCTGATTAGAAAGGAAAATTGGGATGACCTCGTGGAAGATCATCCTACAGAGGCTGGATGTTATATCTATAGGAAGATCAGTAATTAG
- a CDS encoding class I SAM-dependent methyltransferase — protein MSSKQLISRDIEIFYTKASEETRLNKGMGVFEFERIKLLIERFILSSPLTIIDVGGGTGKYSEWLANKGHRVHLVEPVSKHIKLAQNRAHKLRNKFSVHMGESRKLEFPHNYADLVILHGPLYHLQEQEDRNLTICEAKRVLKNGGIILGFAINYTASTLVGLLSGLIHKATFFQMCKGELTNGRHNPPSDFPWLLAEAFYHRSQELKEEFVNQGLTHLDTYAVEGMVWLDKDFFANMLDSKRRKTLLELIQITENDKSLLPFSPHMMVAVQKTDKYGK, from the coding sequence ATGAGTAGTAAACAGTTAATAAGTAGAGATATCGAAATATTCTATACAAAAGCGTCCGAAGAAACCCGGCTTAACAAAGGAATGGGGGTATTTGAATTTGAGAGAATCAAATTACTTATCGAGAGGTTCATTTTGTCTTCTCCTTTGACCATAATTGATGTCGGCGGTGGCACGGGCAAATATTCTGAATGGCTGGCAAATAAAGGACATCGGGTTCATTTGGTTGAGCCTGTTTCGAAACATATAAAGCTGGCACAAAATAGAGCGCATAAACTAAGGAACAAATTTTCTGTTCATATGGGAGAATCCCGAAAATTGGAATTTCCTCATAATTATGCAGACTTGGTAATACTGCATGGGCCACTTTATCATCTTCAAGAGCAAGAAGACCGCAATTTGACAATTTGTGAAGCAAAAAGAGTATTGAAAAATGGAGGAATTATTCTGGGATTTGCCATAAACTATACCGCTTCTACCTTAGTTGGTCTTTTAAGTGGTTTAATCCATAAAGCCACTTTTTTTCAAATGTGTAAAGGTGAACTAACGAATGGTCGGCATAATCCACCCAGTGATTTTCCGTGGCTTCTCGCAGAAGCATTTTATCATAGATCCCAAGAGTTGAAAGAAGAGTTTGTAAACCAAGGATTGACCCATTTAGATACTTATGCAGTAGAGGGAATGGTCTGGTTGGATAAAGATTTTTTTGCTAATATGCTGGATAGCAAAAGACGAAAAACATTGCTGGAGCTTATACAGATTACCGAAAATGATAAGTCTCTTTTACCATTTAGTCCACACATGATGGTGGCAGTTCAAAAAACAGACAAATATGGAAAATAA
- a CDS encoding NUDIX hydrolase, with amino-acid sequence MSNEVIGLKRVATLCILRNKDKFLLLRRLKDPNKDMYVPVGGKIDPFENPDTAVTREVMEETGIRITSKQFCGILTETSPLNYNWISYVYVSDVEFVEAPYCNEGDLEWVSAKDLDSIPTPLTDLYIYDYVAKEKFFAFNAIYDSALILTELWEQYSNTKII; translated from the coding sequence ATGAGCAACGAAGTAATAGGTTTGAAGCGAGTAGCGACATTATGTATATTGAGAAATAAAGATAAGTTTCTATTGCTAAGACGCCTAAAGGATCCCAATAAGGATATGTATGTTCCCGTTGGTGGGAAAATAGACCCATTTGAAAACCCTGATACTGCTGTCACACGTGAGGTTATGGAAGAAACAGGAATCCGGATCACTTCAAAACAGTTTTGTGGAATTTTAACCGAAACCTCTCCGTTAAATTACAATTGGATCAGCTATGTATATGTATCCGATGTCGAATTTGTAGAAGCACCTTATTGTAATGAAGGCGATTTGGAATGGGTATCAGCAAAAGATTTGGACTCTATTCCGACACCTCTAACTGATCTTTATATCTATGACTATGTGGCGAAGGAAAAGTTTTTTGCATTTAACGCGATCTATGATTCAGCCTTAATCTTAACAGAGCTATGGGAACAATATAGCAATACTAAGATCATATAG